From one Syntrophorhabdaceae bacterium genomic stretch:
- a CDS encoding FeoA family protein, whose protein sequence is MGHKVQTGPQKGFQGGGSGDRGVPAMIPLGLLKKGDDAEIMDIKTSKKEPQSPSEGGAARDGLSRLEDMGLRKGKWVRILSNEMGGLLLVKVDESRIAMSRGTAMRILVKRRTL, encoded by the coding sequence ATGGGACACAAGGTCCAGACCGGACCGCAGAAGGGATTTCAGGGAGGCGGGTCCGGCGACCGGGGGGTGCCTGCTATGATCCCTCTCGGGCTCCTGAAGAAGGGCGATGACGCAGAGATCATGGACATAAAGACCTCGAAGAAGGAGCCCCAATCTCCTTCAGAAGGCGGGGCCGCCCGTGACGGCCTCTCCCGCCTGGAAGATATGGGTCTGAGGAAGGGAAAATGGGTGCGTATCCTCAGTAATGAGATGGGCGGCCTGCTCCTCGTGAAAGTTGACGAATCGCGCATCGCCATGAGCCGCGGCACGGCCATGAGAATTCTCGTAAAAAGGAGGACACTATGA